In Mytilus edulis chromosome 3, xbMytEdul2.2, whole genome shotgun sequence, the genomic window AATTGAAGAACAATAATATTTTCCCCAAGGGTCTTGAGAATTCATTATCTTGAACATACCACACATGTTtgattatatttgtcaattttaactACATCAAGATGTATGCGTTAGGAAAAAATTGATTGTTTGGTTGAAATGTCATAGACAATGTTGCTGTTATAATTGTTCTGCATTCCCAAAGGAAAAAGTCATAACACATGCATGTAAAGATAAGGAAATCTCATTGGGAATAACTGCTCTGTCTCAAAAGTGGTAAACTGTTATGTCAACACCTGTCATTTCAACTGTATAACTGGGATCGAATTTAGATGACTGAATGACAGAATAACGGATGGACAAGGCTATTCCAATATACAACCCACATGTGGgggtataatttctttttaagtaaAAAGATTAATATACTTGTCAGAGATATAGCATGCCATTAATCTGTTAACCTTGCATCAGGTGACATTTTTTCTAATATCAAATTTTAGCTAAAACTACAATACTGACCTGATTTAAAATTGCACTATACATCAATGAACCGTACAGATTCAGATCGGTAATCTTCAACCagatgatttatttcatatgggTTGTCATTACTGTCATATAGGACTTCATAAATTGCACCTTAAAGAGATACATCAAATTGAACAAAACATAACAACAAAGATGTGCCCAAGTAAAGATATAAATACAGATTCATAGTGCAATTATATGTTATAAGCAAATTGATTGCTCATTCAATTTGGTCTTTCATTTATTTAATAAGATATTGACtgtcttttataccctgtatAGCCCATATTCCATCTACTTTTAAAATGAGCATGTACAGAAACAgttggattttgccattttggGCATAACAATTAATATAAATGTTTACTTGTCCTTGCTCTTGTTTTTGTGTCTGAAATAGTTTTTATGTGATCTCAAGCTGTATATTAAGATATTTTGAAGACTGATGTTTGCAAGCAAAAGTACTTTATTTACATACATAGAAATTCATAACATTTAAACAAGTACCTTTCACACCATCCCTTCCTGATTTTACACTCAGCACTGTCCCTTTATACCATTCACATGTATTGTCTACAATCCATTTGTGTTCTATTCTTTTGTCTAGGAATTTCACCAATCTTGGCCTACCTCTTTTactgaaatataaatacatgtatcgaTAATTAGTATCCATAAGATACTACATTTCCTATTGACTATcacttcttttaaaaataaatgttatacaaCAATATCAGTTTGTTCAGATACATGTTTGAAAATTGTTCGGATTCTTTTTCTTAGCTTAGTTTGCACTGTCAACACATTTCCTTCTTTTTATATTGCCAGTGATTCTTATGGTATGTTAGACTGAAAATTTGGTCATGTGAAATTGTTGTTATCTACATCATTCTTACAAAGTATGATGGACATATGAACATACAGACATCAGTAACAATATGTCATATCCAAATATGTGGTCGTGACATCAAAATAAACCATTTAAGAGCAaagaagtttggttgtacctgtagaaaacttatttcaaacggtatagcacatcctcatttttacggagatgttgtttaccgtgctcGGAAATTTACAAACGATCCTGGTAAGCTTATCggtcctttaaataaacttattctaaaaggttaccaattcaacactgtaattagatctttgaatattgtttttattggtattaatattgattttgttatcagtaaactaaaagcaaactaaatatcattgttatataaatatacatgtgcacattcatggatctacaatctctGACTGTTGATGACGTCTTTAttctaaattcattggatgttggatgtgtaatgattgataatttagtcttagatgcatgatttttttgtattagttgttattggctttgaactaggtgtcagtaactgcgagtactctcagatttgtactGATAGTCTTtttgtggttaggatgtttaagTGATGAGCCCCTCTGTTTTtgtaacatgtatttttatttgtatcgatctaatgagttaagcctttttcaactgatttttatagtttgttcctatgttgtactgttacaccactgtcccagggtaGGGGGAgtgttggaatcccgctaacatgtttaaccctgccacattatttatgtatgtgcctgtcccaagtcatgagcctgtaattcagtggttgtcatttgttgctgtgttacatatttgtttttcgttcatttatttgtacattaataaggccgttacttttctcgtttgaatagttttacatttgtcatttcggggcctcttatagctgactatgcggtatgggattggctcattgttgaaggccgtacggtgacctatagttgttaatttctgtgtcatttggtctcttgtgaagagttgtctcattggcaattacaccaaattttctttttaaaaaaaatacacttatTATTCAGTCAGCAGATCATCACATTGAACAAATGCAAAATTTCAAGGGATAAAAAATATCTGTTAGAAATTGATTCATATGATTTTAACAGCAATGTTTACCTTCTAGTACAGGGTGTTTGGTCTGCTGATGGTTCAATGTTTGCTTCTGAGACAAAGTCATTGTTCTGTTTTGCTGTATTCTTTTTCTTTCTACCAGTCGTTGTTTTTTTGCCAGGTTGGGTGGGTGCAATGTACtgtaacaaaaaaattaacacatcATTTTTATTGTATGGTCCAATATATAtctttcaaatcataaatatctAAAATACACTAAAAGAAAACAGATTATGCACAAATCATTTTATAACCTAGGAACATTGTATGGGTATAATATATTTTCACACTTTGCATTAATCGTTAAGAcacctttttgttatttgttggtTTCTCAGAAAAAGTGTGGTTTTGTCCTTAAGACATTATTTactaaatttgtcaaatttttcagttgaaaaagaacaaatttcaaaacaaaaatgatgattAAAAATCCCATGCAATTGAATCCCCTTACCAGATCTGGCACTGATTTGCAAAtttctattaatttttaaatgaaatgttcaATGAGTAATTTTCAAGTCagcaataaaatttaaatcaaaaataaGTTTCTCAAACTCTAAAATAACAGGTCTGTTGATCtgtaacaaaataaacataaaaaagatcCCTTATAACTCTTAACCTCATAATTCATATAGATGTGTGTCTACCAGGGTTGGACCCTGGAATTTCACCCTCCATGAATACTCCACTTTCTACCATAGGAGTGCATTGGTGAATACATACAAGGAAGCACACACTTCAATATATATGTACTAGTATTAAAATACACATATGATCCTTTGTTCAATGTCCATACATGTAATTTACAAACCACGAttcatataaacatttttatactGCTTGAGACATTccacttttttttcataaatactCACCCAGATTCCTGGTTCCCTTATTCCAGGACTTTTGCCATTACGTGGTGAACACAATTCCGGAAGAATAGCATTGAAGTAAAATGCTTTTAGTTTTGGCAGCATGATGTTTTCCCACAAGGTATTGTCCCTAAATATTCTTTGGATAAACAACTGGTGTGGATTAAGAGTCCTCACAACGAAATCTATCCAAGGATAATTGCAAATGTTCATTAAACCATGACACTGATAAAAGTAGTTGTGGgtacttttcaaatttaaatgaccACTGACAGTTTCCAGACAGAATGATGATTTTTCACTTGCTTGGTAGAGATTGACAGGTTTGTTGTGCAGAAGATTTTTTATCTCCAAAAGACCATCACCAGACGCAGTTGAAACTATACCATCTGCACTAGCAGCCAAAAATGGGTGTTCATGGGCAATTAGCAAACCAGTAGATTTAACAGTTACATTCTCATGTTGTTCTGCCTTTTTGAGCGTATACTCCTCTATAGATGTTCTTTCTTGCAGAAGTCCATTTCTGGTGTGTCTATTTCCCTTGAAGGTGGAGTACAGAAGATTTTTGACTAAATTTAATACTTTCAATGAAGGGTTACGGCGAATGATTGGTCCAAAATTTGAAGCTGTTAAACGTTTTCTTCTTTCCGTGTGCCAAAGACCAGACAAAGATTGCTGTGAAGTAGAATTTGTTATTGCATTCATTTGAGGTATACCAATGTTAATATGAGTCTGAATATATTTGTCCTTTATATTTGATAAATCAGATGGAGATTTGTCAGGGGTGTAATCCATTGCCTCAGTGCCATAAGACTGTCTAGCTTTTTTGGAGTTGCTTTGTTTGCAAACTTTCATTTTTCTCTTCCATCTCAATTGCTGAGTGTCTGGTTTCGATTTGTATTTTCTGCTActgataagttttttttcatgTCTAGCGTAGTATTCATCAAAGAATTTACCTGCTTTTGTTGTTGTTGCCTGTTCCCAAACAATAGGTGACCACTTTGGTCCAAAATTCATTCTTAGCCCTCCTCCAAAACATCGTCCATGCCAAGATCCTCTATTACAGAGGTTGTAGATTTTTCCGCCATCAAATTTTGTCCTTATTCTCATCCAATTTTCAGCTAAATTTGTTGTTGTATTAGAAATGAGACGGTGAGCTTTTTCAGCAATTCTATTCAAAATTGATGTCACGTCTTGAATTATATACTGTTCAACATTACTGTACTCTATAGATGATTCTCCTCTTGCTTCCTCCTGTGCAGCTAATGATGAGCCTTCAGACCAAAGTTTTTCCTGTTCTTCAAATATATCCAATGTCTCTTCCACTGGTTGGTCTGGTGGTATGACATGATGGTCCTGAGTGATTGGATTGACATTGTCCCTTGCCTTGCAAAAGTTACTGCAGTTGGAATGTaaaccaaaaacatgaaaaacagaGTTTTTTATGTCATGACGAAGCTGAGAAATAGCTTCAGGTTTTGTGAGGTGATTTGTTTCTACATCTTTAGAACGCATTCTGATGGCACTACGCAAAGCAGATACTAACCGTACACGAGTTGTTTTTGTTAAATGGTTTCTACCTTTATATAGATGATTTTCGGAAACAAGTTTTTCCAGGTTTGACCTAAAACATTTGCAAGTATGGTTAGCACATTCTTCCTTTTCCACATATCTACCCCAACCAGGCACTTCCTCTCGTATCCTAGCATAAACTGAACTGTCACCATCTCCTACAACACGGATATATCGTAGGCCATGTTTGGATTCTGCTTGTTTGAACCCTTCAAGCACAATATCAGCTTCCATAGACTGACTATCTTCTGACCAGTTCTTAAAACATGTATGTTCTGTTGGGATTGTATTGACTTTCTCTGCAGTGCTACATACGTAGCAATACTTGTTTCGTACTCCTATATGCAAAAGTTTTTTTGTTGCTTGCCCTATTATGATTGCCACTCCTCCCAGGGCATTATAGGAATGTTTGTGGGTTCGTTTCGACCATCCTCCATCAGTAATTACGGTTATTGCTGGGATACCCTGATGAAAACATCCGTTCTCCATGGCAATCCTTCTTTCCTCTGCTCCAACCTGTTAAATAAACATATGGGACATATAAATATAACTAGTCCCACTTGAGTTTccaaaaatatcatttattaatGCCACGAAGGCTAAACctaattaaaagtttaaagtGTGGttggatttgtttgttttttcagacagaattttttttttctgcaattttTCAAGTTTGTGTGACAGTTTTGTTAATGTAAGCAAACATGAttaaacaagagtggacacactgaaatgtctcgcctgttCTAGTGTTCATACTATAATTTATGTTGAAAgtgtaactagaggctctaaagagcctgtgtcgctcaccttggtctatgtgaatatttaacaaagaacgcagatggattcatgacacaattgtgttttggtgatggtgatcatggtgtttgtacatcttactatcttactttactgaacatttttgctgcttacaattatctctatctataatgaacttggcccagtagtttcagaggagaagatttttgtaaaagataactaagatttacgaaaaatggttaaaaattgactataaagggcaataactcctaaaggggtcaactgaccatttcggtcatgttgacttatttgtagatcttactttgccgacATTTATTGccttttcagggcagatagatcttgacctgataaacaattttacttcatgtcatatttactttaaatgctttggtttttgagttataagccaaaaactgaattttacccctatgttctacatttagctgtggcggccattttggttggttgaccgagtcacgccaaacattttttaaactatatccccaaa contains:
- the LOC139516368 gene encoding uncharacterized protein, coding for MGSKRKTSKTFGLGSGPAKGKRTSIRCGRPTVNFVIRRKRMKRKSLPLSLVLKRIKQTTISKKKNTKECHKFFTSELLENGLKLKIRERKMHNLSPQGYRFVNLDSLQGHVSEITMHVCLCPSAIELSSKNQSPIKLVSEERKLGLATVLCAQCEGCHKQFKFCTSPSLPESKRFDVNVRAVWGSIATGNGPSHLNEIMGTMNSPGLSSTSFSAIEQEVGEWWLAALQENMLQVGAEERRIAMENGCFHQGIPAITVITDGGWSKRTHKHSYNALGGVAIIIGQATKKLLHIGVRNKYCYVCSTAEKVNTIPTEHTCFKNWSEDSQSMEADIVLEGFKQAESKHGLRYIRVVGDGDSSVYARIREEVPGWGRYVEKEECANHTCKCFRSNLEKLVSENHLYKGRNHLTKTTRVRLVSALRSAIRMRSKDVETNHLTKPEAISQLRHDIKNSVFHVFGLHSNCSNFCKARDNVNPITQDHHVIPPDQPVEETLDIFEEQEKLWSEGSSLAAQEEARGESSIEYSNVEQYIIQDVTSILNRIAEKAHRLISNTTTNLAENWMRIRTKFDGGKIYNLCNRGSWHGRCFGGGLRMNFGPKWSPIVWEQATTTKAGKFFDEYYARHEKKLISSRKYKSKPDTQQLRWKRKMKVCKQSNSKKARQSYGTEAMDYTPDKSPSDLSNIKDKYIQTHINIGIPQMNAITNSTSQQSLSGLWHTERRKRLTASNFGPIIRRNPSLKVLNLVKNLLYSTFKGNRHTRNGLLQERTSIEEYTLKKAEQHENVTVKSTGLLIAHEHPFLAASADGIVSTASGDGLLEIKNLLHNKPVNLYQASEKSSFCLETVSGHLNLKSTHNYFYQCHGLMNICNYPWIDFVVRTLNPHQLFIQRIFRDNTLWENIMLPKLKAFYFNAILPELCSPRNGKSPGIREPGIWYIAPTQPGKKTTTGRKKKNTAKQNNDFVSEANIEPSADQTPCTRSKRGRPRLVKFLDKRIEHKWIVDNTCEWYKGTVLSVKSGRDGVKGAIYEVLYDSNDNPYEINHLVEDYRSESVRFIDV